In Desertifilum tharense IPPAS B-1220, the DNA window TTCTTCGTATCGACCTAAACCGGATAGGGCATGACCTCGACGATCCCATACTAAGGCAACATCGACTCCGCTCAGGGAGCCTTGTAACACTTTTTCGCAGGCGGCGAGGGCTTCTGCAAATTGATCGAGTTTATTGAGGGTGGCGCATTGGTTGGCTAAGGCTAAGGGATAGTCGGGGTTGATTTTCAGCGCCCAGTTATGGGAGTCTAGGGCTTCTGCATATTGACCTAGGCTACCTAACACAGTACCGCGTACCGTCCAGACTTGGGCATTTTGCGGATCGAGGGCTAAGGCGCGATCGAAAGCCGCGATCGCACTGTCGGGTTGTGCTAATCTTTGGAAAACCAGACCTCGGTTAAACCAAGCTGTAGCGGGGGTTTGAGTTTCCCAGTGACGATCGATTTGAATCGCGCGATCGCACGCTGTCATCGCTGCTTCTAGATTATCTAATTGGGCCAAAACTTGGCAGCGATCGCTCCAAGCCGCAGAATAATTAGGGAGGATAGCAATAGCCCGATCGAAAGCCGCGATCGCGTCTACAGGTTGTCCCAGTCGTTTTAATCCCACACCGCGATAATACCAGGCAACTGCCGCACTCTGCTGTCCCCAATTATTATCGGCGGTTAAGGCCGCATCGCACGCCGCGATCGCGGTACTCTGTCTCCCCAACTCCGAAAGGGCGATACAGCGATGAGTTAAAGCCAAAGCATAATCGGGTTTTAGTTTTAAAGCTTGTTCGGCGGAGACTAAAGCCTCAGCATATCGGTTTAAGGGAAATAAAGCAGAGGTACGACTCGTCCAGATTACCGGATCTTTGGGGTTAATGGCGATCGCGCGATCGCAAGCCTCAATCGCTTCCGTATACTTATTTTCACTCTGAAATAAATTACACAAACTCGCCCAATAATCAAAATCATTTAAACCTTCCTGCGCCATCACCTTTTGAGCCACATTAGCAACCAGCAACAGCACAGAAGCGTAAATACTTAATCTCAATAAAGGTTGTTTATAATACATCGCCATTCCGTGCAAAGCACTCAGTTAGAGATCGAAATTACCAACCATCCCCCCATCTCCCCATCTCCCCATCCCCCCATCCCCCCACCTCCCCATCCCCCCATCCTTCTCCCACTCGGAACTCGGAACTCGGAACTCGGAACTCACTTCCCCCCATCCTCTTCTTCCCCAACCCCCAACTCCCAACTCCCAACTCCCTTCTTCCCCATCCCATATCAATCAAAGCGCGGCGGAAGTTCAGCCGGGGGAAGCGAACTCGGTTCAGAGGGTTGGCGGGGAATGGCGGGTGAGGTTGGAGTGGGAGAAGGTTCGCCAGGGGGAGAACCCGGAGAACCCGGAGAACCTGGAGAACCTGGAGAACCTGGCGGAGGGGGAGGAACCGCTAGAGAAGGTAAGCCACCATTCGCACCAGGGGGAGGAGGAAGCACAGAAGAACCGGGAGAAATAGGTACGGTACTGGGGGGAGTAGGAGACAGACTTCTGAGAATTGCGGCTTCCACATCCGGGGGAATAAAGGTTTCAATGGTAATAGACCGACTGACTTCATCTCCGGTAGAATTAGTCAATCTCAGAGTAATTGTTTCTCGCGAAGCTTGTTTGCTAATGGGGTAAGAAACACTCCCTCTTTGTCCAACATTTCCCGGAGAAGGTAAGAGTTCAACCTTCATATCTTGTCCCCCTTGAACTTGCCAAGCAATAGTTAAAGGGGGCGAAGTTTGTTGCGGATTAATTGGAATAATATATTTAGCTTGTGCGGGTTCGTTGTTAATTTGAAAATTGACGATTTGGAGGGGGATGCGTTGCGGATTAATTTTAATCGTATCGGTTTTTAGCGTATGGGCAGGTTCTGTTGAGTCCTTGCGGGAAATCGCACTCAACTCAAAGATATAATCCCCCACCTGTCGCGCTGGTGTGGGGACATTTTGACAAACCAATTCGGCTTCTAGCGTACAAAATTCCTGGAGTTCTGAGGGCAGCGTTGAGTTTAAATTAAATTCTTGTAAAGGACTATTGACAGAACCATCGGGGGCGCGTCCAATTAATCTCAGCGCTTGTAATTGTTCGGGATTCTGAACTCTCCAATTGAGGAGAATAGGCTGAGACGTTGGCGAATTGGTTGCTTGATAGGTGGGTTGGGTCGAGCGAAATTCGGTAATTCTGGGTAAATTAACGGGAAGAATCGGAACCGTGTTCGTTTGTTGAGTCGCCGTTGCGGTATCGGGATTGCGACGAGAAAATGTAGTTATTTCAAATGTATATTCGCTAGGTTGG includes these proteins:
- a CDS encoding tetratricopeptide repeat protein, coding for MYYKQPLLRLSIYASVLLLVANVAQKVMAQEGLNDFDYWASLCNLFQSENKYTEAIEACDRAIAINPKDPVIWTSRTSALFPLNRYAEALVSAEQALKLKPDYALALTHRCIALSELGRQSTAIAACDAALTADNNWGQQSAAVAWYYRGVGLKRLGQPVDAIAAFDRAIAILPNYSAAWSDRCQVLAQLDNLEAAMTACDRAIQIDRHWETQTPATAWFNRGLVFQRLAQPDSAIAAFDRALALDPQNAQVWTVRGTVLGSLGQYAEALDSHNWALKINPDYPLALANQCATLNKLDQFAEALAACEKVLQGSLSGVDVALVWDRRGHALSGLGRYEEALTSHDRAIGLNPNFTEAWNNRSVTLWYSDRYHEALAASDRALELNPNYAQAWYNRGRILSSLERYEEAVNAYDRAIATNNPRDNRTLGEIWVNRSVALWHLRRFTEALAASDRALQTHPESFGVWYNRGLVLGALRRYDEALIAYDRASQIKADDPNVWIAKGVLLIQLRQLPAALSAFDTALELAPENTLAIQNREAVLQQINVE